Genomic DNA from Bemisia tabaci chromosome 2, PGI_BMITA_v3:
TCGAAAATAATTCAGGCACTGACAAAAAGGTGAAAGTAATAGAGTGCAGTAACACAGAGCGATATTTAATGCACTAACTATTTGAAACGCGTGATGGCGAAAATAAAGAGCACTAAATGATATAGGTGCGGTGAAGCTAGAAAATATTGCATCTGGTTGCCACTGCTTGCAAACTTcttatcatattttatttgaaaaaatgagaaatgaaaACCAAAAGTTATTAGTCGTAAGATAAAAGATGATGATTATTCgtctcattttgaaaatataatttaaaaatgacGTGCAAAAACTAGAGATAATAATTTGTCCTCTTCAGAAAATAATAGAACGAGCGAAacgatttcaaaataaaacaatcAAAATACAAGATTTTCTAGTCGCACCACTGACATGTATACTTTCTTTGGAATATAAGGCTCTTCAAAACCTGCTTGGTTCTGGCAGGCAGGGGAGGGGGGTATAATTGTAAAAATGATGAACCatgattgaaataaataaaagaatcgatggacatttttattaaaaaaatatttacaagcaAGCTCAAAAAGCTGTGTTTCGTAGCTTCACAAAATAGTTTCATTGAGAAAAGAAACGTAAATTTAGCTATAGTTAAAATAATTACAACACTTATGGGGGAAAACTGGTAAAACTTTCAACAATATAAGATAGAATTAACAAAATTTGTGCAATAACAAGACTTATGTTATAAAAATGGCTCCTGATAGACTTTAAAAACGTAGCAACAATATTGGAGGAGAAACACACCCCTGAACGGATAAGTCAAACCAACTCAACTATCTTTCATCCTGTTTCTGATACCGAATTTAGTCTGACACTtattctttgttttattttttttatgatttcctATTAAAGGGTGCCTCAGACTTCATCAAAGGGAGTAGGAGGGGATATGCACCGGGTACGATTCGGCTCGtgacggaaaaattaaaataaagctTTGTACCTCGgaatcgaaaaacgaaaatgaGGTACACTCACTATCGCCGAGCCTAAATAAATTTACAGACAGATTTCATTGAAAACATGATAACTGAGATACACGTTTAtctttgatgtttaaaaattctacaGGTATTGAGAACCtaagttttttctccttttcaccACTCTTTGAAAGGGAGGACAACATGTATACGACGTCGGTGAAAAGATTAGAAAACTATTAGGTCCACTTCGCTTGAAAATGATAATGTGACGTCTaaatcaggggtgcagaaagttcttcggCCAACGCAATTTCGAGTAAGCAGGGATTCAGCCTACACACATTGACATTGCATGTTCGCGGGAACTTTCTCAAAAATGCAGCGCATTCACAGTAATTTTCGAGAAATCAATTGCGGTCgcattaattttctaaaaacgatgctaggtcatttttcctaatttttttttcctattcgttttttgtcccattacagtaagtcctacgagtgagatgtcccactggcttttttcctaagggtgTTTGTCCTAATAATCCAATACtaattgaaacgtaaacatgagtagagtagagggaaatttttcagaaaaagtaaAGTTTTCTCGGCGAGCCGAGTATAAGCGCGTGAACAGGAGACATCACAAGCTGAGCCTTCCATACCCTCAATataaggaggaggatgaagctccactacttacgggcatgcggccacaactttaacttgtgaggtacctatgttgtttttttactttctcgatcccctagttttaaaattgaatttaggacAAATGCCCCTAGGAAAAAAAGCCAGTaagacatctcactcgtaggactaactgtgatgggacaaaaaaccagtaggaaaaaagtattaggaaaaattgcagtaggaaaaaatgttttaggaaaaataactTGCCACCCTAAAAACTCAAAACTTTCGCAGTAGATTTCTCAAAATGTTAACGCTTTTGTGATaacgttttgaaaaaattcacgcTTCCGcagttattttctaaaaaattcaagactCTCGCACTAGTTTCGTGAAGTGAAAAATTAGTGCGTTCGCactaatttttagaaaataccaTTCAACATCCGGGTCAtaagtttttgtcaaaatcagTGCTTCGAGCGTTCACTTTTTAGAAGCCGATAAGTTCATGCAACCAAACTTCTTTCATAAGTTTATTTTTATAACCGAACCTTCAGTTAaacgaactgaaagttgggtTTGACGAACTGAAGAGTTGAGATGCTACAGGACACCATGTTCCCCTTAGCTTTGtaggtatgcaattttacctacttggagGTCTCAGTAATTGTATCGCGTGTTTTGCCCCATGCAACTTTTCTACCCAGCGttaaaatctctgagtcagcggAAAAGAGACCAGGCTCTTTTTCATTGTTGTGGATATTCGAGAAAGTTTTGTTGCTGCATAATTGTGACCCGATCTGTGAAAAGGTATCTCAGCTTCCGAAGATTCCAAGATTCCAAGATTTTGAGCTTTGCGCGAAGAACGATCACGaaaagcgcctgcaaaactgttgGGATACTTCAATCAGTACGCCGTTTCTCCGAGCTCACGACTGACTTCGATTTCTAATCTCCTTGTCGGCTCTATATACTCGCAAATCGCACTAAATTCCGAGATAAGTACGCTATTTGGAAATGCATGGGGGCAATTACGCGCGTACACAAGTTCAGGAGGTGTACACAAACATGAGATACATTTTGAGCGTAATCAATTTAGATCACTCATTATTCATGGTCGTAGCCTACGCAATTTCTCCATTGCCATGTTTGCGAAGTCTGTGAACGACCGATCGAtcgtcattggcggatccagcaatttgacaataccgaatttcctccatttaaacctatggaaatgtatcgattcttggaggggccgggTGCTCCGCCaaagatcgattatttatcataagtttaaatggaggaaatccattgttgctaaattgctggaATCGCCTCTGTCGATCGTTGGTCCGTGAACATGCTGCACCCCTAGTCTAAATTTAGAAATCTAATTCAACGGATAAATAAAGACAATAGATGCACTCGTCGTATTAAAAGGGACGATGGATTTTAATTTCTTGCGCGTTATAGTAACTCACAAAGCCTCTCAATGTCAGTACAGAATCTTAagaatatgaaataaaatatatatgCGATTCAGCTgttggaattttgaaagtttgctTTGCAAATGAGAGTAATAATGATGTAATAATATAACCCTTCTTCACCGCGATTTCTACTATTATGTTCTGAAAACTTAAATCGTGAGAAAACATGCATAAACAGTGAATGAGAtgcaattaaagaaaaaaacgcaCGCACACGAAAACAAACACGAAAGGAAAAGTCCTACAGAGtatttaaattcataaaatgaAGCAGTCTAAAAGAACTTCCAATCTTTGAACGTACTTAATGTAAATGCATGATTTTAAGGAAACTGTGATGGTGACCAGCATCAATATAATGATAGGAGCTTTAATTTTAATACTGATGGcacatttttcttcataaagAATTGATAATCAGTCTAACAATGAGAGGAACTTATTGGAtgctgttttgaaaaaaagcctAAAATCTTCAATGGTGACAAAAAATTAGACACGAGAAAAGATGgtcacaaaatgaaaaaattgggtCGTAATTcctgcaaattatgaaaaatgatctTAAATCTGAAATGTCTATGAGATGTGAAGTTTATGATTATCAACAATGAATATTTACTAGATACTTAAATGCACTTTAAGATTGTACGAGTATCCCTTTGTTTCTAAGACTCtcctttttttgtaataaaattagataaaacaaacaaacaaaaaaacgaaGCTTTTAAAGAAACGGCACTGTCAATGCTTTAACAAATAGATACAGCACGAGCGAAATCCTACTTCAGTTACTCAGCAGCTAAAACATGGTACAGAACAAAACATGCAACTATTACGACAATGGCAGCCATCAAGTTCACTAAACTCAAGTAATCTGACTGGAGCAGACATGCGAAGCAATATGATGCTGCCAACAAAGAACTTGTAGACAGGGCAATACCTTCAAAGTCAGAGCAACTGCTCGAACTCTTGGTGAAGCAACTCTGATTGGCAGACTTTAGACTTCTTCGGATCAGCGGCTGGCTATTTCCATTCCGTTCTTCCGGGCTTTTATGAGCAGGTTTAGAGGCAGGGGAACTCACTGGGTCTGCTGAGCTGGTAACATCAAGTTCTCGACGATTTTCAAGACTCTGAGTGAGCGGTTCTGATTCTGGTTTACTGGCCGTGACAAGAGCAGGGGTGCTCAGTTTTGAAGTCAGCTCACTTAATGCCATTACTATCTCGTCCTTGTCGTTCGAATCCGGTTCTTGGGAACAATTTTCGAGGGGTGCAAAAGACTCAATAATAGTGCTGATTTCTCTTCGATCTGGTTCATTGCAACACGAattttcattacagttctctGTGGAGAGAACATTTATTTCGTTAGccaaagaatttgaaacatcgTTGTGTTGATTCGAAGAGACGACAGCGCTGGGTTTTCCAGCGCAGCCAGCTTCAGACACCTTACTTTCGTAATTCTTCAAGATCTTTTCGATTTCTTTATTCACAAGTTCAGTTTGATTTTGACTCTCGGATAGCTCGGTAACTATGGAATGTGTATCCGTTTGGACAGGGCAAATCGACTCCGATCTGTACACATGTGATGAGGGACGATCAGCGATGATTTTCTGATCAATATCTAGACTATTTGACGCAcaagtctcaattttttcgacatTGTCATTGAAACTCAAGAACGCGTCACCCAATGACTCTACAATGACCCCGGAATCCTCGCCACTTTTTTCTACAAACTCAGAAATCGTAGTCGCGTCCGGGGTGCTCACCTTTTTTTCTACGCTtttgaattcagtttttttgagaatAGATTTCAATGGTAAAGTCTTCTGAGAAGGTGCTACATTAATTTTGGACGCAATGGAAGGAGCGTTTTCCAGTGAGATATTTAGCGTAGCTGTGCTATTAATTTGTGTAGAAGGAGTCTCCTTGGATCCCTCCTTTGATTTCAAGTTTTCACAACTGACATCTCTGATGGTTTTGGATGTCAAACTTTCCTTGGCGCCTGCTTTTATGCAGCTATCTTGAAATACCTCAGGTATTGAAATTTTACTGGGCTGTTTGACATTTTCATTGGAGCTATCACCAGATTTTACTTCAGCTAAAGTACtcgataaatttaatttttcgttgGAATTTCGAAATATTTCCGGAATTTCTAATTGACCCGAGCTTTTCCTACGATGTTCCAAATCTTCAGATGTTCTTTTTGAAACAGCAATTTCTTTCGGCTCAAAGTCGACAGGGTGTTTCTCAGAACGCACTTTATCTTTTTCTAGCAAGTTTATTCTGTCGTTggagtttcgaaaaatttccgGGATCTCTAACTGTCCCGAGCTTTTCCTGCGATGACCTGAACTTTCCGAGGTTCTCTCGGAAGCAGTGATTTTTGGCTGATCAGAGTCAACATTTTGTCTCTCAGAATGCGTTGCATCATTTTCTATCACATCAATACTGATCAAATTTTCGCCGCTGACTTTTTTCCGTCTAATACTAGGACTTCTGGATGACTTAGACTTGCAGACACGTTCGTTACTGTCGTTTGATTTTGAAACCGCGGCTTGTGATTGACTACTGCTAAGGATTGAGCACTCTTGAGCACTCTGAGTTTTTTCGGAAAGATCAACTTGACTTGGACGcttctttttagattttgaaagttttgaggCTTTTGCCGCCAAATCACCTTCGGAACTACTAGTACTGGTAAATTTAAGGTCGGCTTCTTGCTCAGTTGCATAACTAGACGCTAAATGCTCCATacttttcctaaatttttcagaaactccCATTTGACCAagtcttttacttttttttgagcttttctcCGATCTCGATTCAGGTTCTGCACACTTGCCAGTTGACGGTTTACTTTCTTGCGCCGTTTTATCATTAGACTTCAATTTCTCATGACTATCAACCGCTTTTTCAGGAGATTCAATCTGGCTGAGCCGCTTCTTTTTCAACTTCGGACTCTTCgttgttttagattttttatcATCTGAACTATTCTTCACGACCGTGTCTTTCACAGAGCTCGCACTTGAAGATggtctttctttcttttcctttgcAGAATCAGTACTTTCAGTCAGACTCGAtcgttttttcttcaattttggagtTCTTGAGGACTTTGAATCAAGCTCAGAAGCAGCATTTACCGTAGAATTTTGCATCTGATGTTCATTTGTAGATAATTCTTTTTCGTGTTCTCTAAACAACTCAGGGATTTCTATTTTACTTAATcgtttcttttttactttcggACTTTCACTTGAAACTTTCATAGATTCAGTATCTGCGTTGGACTTTTCATGAGACAACGATACACTTTTATCATCTTTGTTCTTCCCGAAATATTCAGGAATTTCTATCTTGCTATGACGTCTAGTTTTCAACTCGAACACTTTCTTTGAACTCTTTTCTGAGCTCTGCAATGAGCGCTCTTTAGATTTCACATTTTTACTTTCAGCTGCAAAATCTTCAAGTGGTGTGCTTTGATTTTTCAGGTAGGTTCTCTCAGATTTTTCTGGAGAAGTTCGCTTTTCATTCGTTGCAAGGCCTGGTGATACCAACTCAGTCGTACTACTTTTAGtagatgtttcaattttttcacattttccagACGAGATACTACTGCTCAAAACAATATTCCTTCTCAGTTCATTCAGATTTTCACTCCTCTTAGAACTTGATTTTGAGCTTAATTTTTCTACTTTGGACATGGATTTATTTCCATCATCTCCAGAAATAGCGTTACAGTTTTCATCTGTTTGAGGCCCGTCTGTTTTTGAAGGGGCTTCTTTTATATTCTCTTCATATTTTTTGGCAACATCATTTAAATTAGTAGAGCGGTTATCGCGTTTTGAACCTACTTGTGATTCAGTGGAGTATGCGGGACTGTAATTAGATGTCGTTATAAATTCGTTCCTGCTTGAGTCTCTGAAATCATTgtgatcttttgcattttcgaAGCTCTCATTAACAGGGTAGTCATGCGAATTATAAAATCGATCCTTGGATTCTACGACCGAGACAGGGTCACAGTTGGAAACTTTGGTGTCTTTAGGTTGAACTGAATCACGAGTGTCCGGTGCAATCACCTTAGGCTGGCTAGTTTTTTCCTGATTTGTAGAGATTTTGTTTAACTCGTTATTTTCGATAGCTTGTACTAGTTCCTGGACTTCACTTTTCCCCATAACAGATGCCTTTGTATCATATTCTTGATCAATCTGATTCGAAATCCCATTCGGTGTGGAATTTTCGAACTTGCTATTAAACTTCCGTAATAACTCCTCATAATTTGATGGTGTTTTGTGGCGGAGAAATTCGCTAACGTCAAAGTCGGTTAGTGACTCAGTGCTCGCGGAGGAATACATCTGAGATATGGAGGGCTCCAAATTCGGATGGTATTTTGTGTTGCACTCATTGGGTAGATCATTGTAACTTGAGGATCGAGCATAAGACAGGGGATGAGGGAATGAATACTTCAACTTCTCAGCCCGACTCAAGACTCCACTTAAATTTGCTGACAGAGATCGTATCGCGCGCTTTTTTCGATATTCACACGGAGTTTGATTCAGGTCTTTACGCAAATTGCGGAAAGCTAGATCATCTTTGACGACGTCGGGTGTTTTTCTGGAGGAAAATGTAGGCTTGTACCTGTCCTCCGGTATAGCATGGAGATAATCTGAACTAGACGCTTGAGTGATAGGTCCAACGGGTATCCCGAACGGCGGTTGAGGATCCAGCGTCCTTAATGAATTGTTTACATGCTTGATTGATCGAAAAACGACATCGTCAAACGTGACGTCTGGCTCATTGGTTAAATCAGGTGACATCGGCGGCTCGGACAGATTCGGGAATACTGGCGGAGCAAGCGTCGGCGAGACAAGTAAGAAACTTCCGGCTTGAGACATTATATTCCTCGTGTCTAGTTTTGGCACAACATTTGGGTTGTCACTTTTAACGATTCGTCGGTAGGCCATATCATCTTTTTTGCGGTCCATCGATAAGCTTCGTGTTCGTTGGCGGCGTTTGGCTATGCTTCCGTCGATTTCGTCACAACTGGAATCCGACTCGTAATCCCGCGATAAAATCGCATGCAGTTGGGCGGGAACATCCCTCCTCTCCGCTCGGTCTAGAAGGTCATCGTCGCTCAACTGCAAGCTTTtgtaaatttcctccaattcaTTCAAGGCCTCCTCTAAATTGGACgatggataattttgtttgttaaaCTCTAACAACTGATCTATATCGACAGAGTTCACGGAGTCCATTGGGAATCCTTGAGAGGGATCCACAGGCGAAGCAGGGATTCTCTCGCTGGATCGATCGAAGGCGACCCGCTTCGTACCAGCGTTACTGAAATTCTTGCGAATTGGAGGGTCTGGAGGTAGAGACTTGGGATTTGAGCGATTCGAGGCGCGTAAATCAGGCTTGGAGGACTCAACCTCTGACTCGGACTTTTCGAGCACCATCGAGAGAGGTCGAACGAGCTGGCCGATCTCTTTGCTATTTCTCCGAGACAGATACGCCGTTGGGCTGGAAGCGTGCTCTGAATTACAATCTAGATGACTTTGTTCGGCTTTATTGGGTTTGTTGAATTGGATATAAGAGTTACCGCTCGTTGCCGTATTTGCATTATACGCTGCATTCGTAACTGCTGAATCAGACAGACGCGACGAGTCTCCCTGTTTCCAAAGTTGATCTTCGGATGAATTGATCACGCTCCTCGGATTGGAGCCATTTTCAAATCGGTAGCTATTTATATGCTGATCACTAAAATAGAGCCTACTATTAGGTTTTAAATTATTACTTTCTTTGCTGCTATGTTCTTCGGGGCACTCTATTTGGATGGGCCGCCGACTCCGTGGTCTCTGATCCGTGATGTACTGATAGTCGACGGGGGTTGGCGAATAATCAATATCTGAGGTGAACTGAAGCACAGACGCGGGCCTGTCGTTGACAGGTGAATAGACGGAGCCATTGCTAATGTGCTGCTCAGAGTTTGACCTCTGGTTATTGGCGCCGCAGCACAAATTTGATAAAGGTTTACTTTGGCTGGGCAAGTTATCCACGGAAGTGCATTTCGGGGCTTCGAAGGCGTACGAAACAGGTCTCTGTTGATAACCGACGCAGCTCGGACTCGAATAAGTCATGATGACTTTTCTATGGGGATCGCGCGGCGGGGGAGTGGGTGGCACCTTGGATTCCAGCTTCACATTGGGGCTAGCGACGTTCATGTAAATATGTCTATCGTCGACCGAGTTGACACTGTTGTGAAAATCACTTTGCCGCAAGCCCTGCCTCGGTAAAATCGGCGAGGGCTTGGAGAAAGACTTGGTCACTTTGTGGTGCTTGGAGTGATTCAAGTTAACATAAAGATTATTCTGGTTGTTGTTCGGCGCACCTGGACAGAAGGTAAATTTTATATTAGGCAAAGGACTATTGGTGAGACTAGAATTTGCGGATTGAGCTTTCAAATAAGTTTGGGGTTCCAGCACTAAGTTGGTCATATTGATTTTATTTCGGTCGAGCATTCTGAGTAACTCCGCTTGCTGGTGATACGGCAAATTGTTGATCTGATTAAGGCGTTTTAAGTATCTCTCCGTGCGCGCCGCCCGAGACCTCCGTTTCAGGGAGTCGTTTATATTGTCTTGGCTATGGTACTTTCGGGTGTGCGGAAATTCATCATCGCTCGACGAATCTTTTAATTTATCATGCTCAGCCTCGACGCGCGCTTTCACCTCATTTTTAGCACTTCTCTTGCCCGAGCTGTTCAGGGACCCGCAGCTGGACCCTGTTTGCAGGAGAGTCAGAGAGTCGAACTTCTGTTTCGATGATAGCGAGGAAGAATTTAGACTAGAGAGTTTGTCATAACTGTTACCGGTAAAGTGCGAGTCACGATTATTTGTTAGAGACGTTTCGTGATTGTCGTTGCTGGTTACGTTTTTCGAGAACTCGAATTTCCCTACGACTTTTCGGCTGCCACTGTGATGCTTCTTCAAGGAGAGCTTTCTCTTGAGGAAGCTGCCTTTGTGTTTGTTGCTGTTGTCGGGTAGATTTTCTTCCAGCGAGGAGGAGTTTTCAGTGTCGCTGCTTTTGTTTTTCCGTCGTCGGAAGAGTCCGCTCAGCGTCCATTTGCGATCCTTTTTCTTGGGTGCGAGGGTCACCTCGCCGGTATCCCCGCGTCTGGTCGCAGCTTGCTCCGGGAAGCCATCCCTCACGGACGAGGGCGAATGCCGGCGCTGCATTCGAAAGCTCCTTCGGCGTCCGCCAGATACTGCATTGACCGTCTGTAAcagatcaaaataaaaaatgcatttaagaaaaataaattttcggcGAGGATGAACACACATAATGTCTCCTATTggacactgagaaaaaagttacgggctatatagatataccgtccgttccgggctcagagaccgaaagttacgggtgctggagccgtagcttcgattgctccgggtgccacGCCCGATACCtatggcctctgagcccggagcgtGGACGGtatcactggaagaaaaaacacattggatctagagtccagactcttaaaaacatcgacaagaaaaaatgctcttgattcaatcggatttttactcaattcaaggaccaagcctcttaatttgagcggatttccttttgatgtaagcaaaaatctgattgaaccaagagtactttttcttgtcaatgttttcaagggtctagactctagatctaatgtgttttttttttccagtgtacgtctatatgtcgcaggcaattggcaatagtcggcaatttacaagccagtggtgaataaatatagaaaatcatgaattcaaaaataaaggaaCAAGATTGGAGTACTGAGTATGTTGCCTATAATAtgaatagacacttttccatccttaaaaacatggcaggAATATGCACACTCAGAAGAGCGTGTGGTGAACTTCGCGACTTTAGTTGGGTCGAggtcggacaggcaactaaacatacatcgtgacaaagcgtagagtatcacaaaaaatgaaggcgcttcaagcagagctcatacttttgaagaccatatcccttaaaaattgcattattgcgatttattgaaaagACGTGTGAactgcttgcaaattgccggcgattgctgattgcctgcgacatatatagcccgtaagtacggcctccagggccggagtttttttttcagtggactcGTGGAAAATTTAACAAGTTCCAAGCTGAGTCCTTATGGCTCAGCTGACAAGCACAGCACAAAAATTCATTCTGATTATTAAGGAAGAATCTTGATCTAGCCGAACCACCACATCAAACCACACTTAAGAAGTTTAATTTGTTGTAAGCGATTTGAACCGCCGTAAAAATATTATTCAGCCACGTCAATTTTTCTGGGAGGTTAATAAACACGTAAGACGGATTGCACAAAATAATAGAATGACTAACATTATTAAAAACTATGAAAACGCACTTCCTCATAAAATTGATAAAGTCGACTttcaattttacttattttatgtGTAAgtgaatgtttatattttttttaaaaaaaaataatgttagtcATTTAAGGGTAGTGCTGCTTTGAATGAAATCCTCTTATTAACACGGTCAGTAATACAGTATCAAAAAATTTACAGGCCCGGtttatttcgttttttcttGAAGTCGTGATAACCAAACGTAACGTTGTAACAAAATGATTCGAAAAAATATGACACGATCGTcgatttttatctttctttgaCTTGGAATACAAAATATTCCTGAAATTAATACTGCTTACGCAGTCCGTATGACGACGATAAACGTTTCCGAATAAACTGCAGGCTGCGAAAATTCATATGGCAAAGTCCGTAGAAACTTTCATGTGACCTCCTCCTCGTTCAAAAAAAGGATGCGCCAAACTGAGCCGGTAAATAACATGAAATTCCATTATCCTTCTCCTGGTAGTCGATTTGTAAATTATACTCGAtggtataaaatcataagagtaacgcgtaacgcataacgcctgatcCCGAAATGTTTCAGGGGGTTGGACAGGAAAACGGTCGGGGGCATACATCCTTATTACATATCTAAACCGAACACTCTGTCCCTAAAATCATTGACCGTGGCATGTGTTT
This window encodes:
- the Svil gene encoding uncharacterized protein Svil isoform X4; translated protein: MGLLTVNAVSGGRRRSFRMQRRHSPSSVRDGFPEQAATRRGDTGEVTLAPKKKDRKWTLSGLFRRRKNKSSDTENSSSLEENLPDNSNKHKGSFLKRKLSLKKHHSGSRKVVGKFEFSKNVTSNDNHETSLTNNRDSHFTGNSYDKLSSLNSSSLSSKQKFDSLTLLQTGSSCGSLNSSGKRSAKNEVKARVEAEHDKLKDSSSDDEFPHTRKYHSQDNINDSLKRRSRAARTERYLKRLNQINNLPYHQQAELLRMLDRNKINMTNLVLEPQTYLKAQSANSSLTNSPLPNIKFTFCPGAPNNNQNNLYVNLNHSKHHKVTKSFSKPSPILPRQGLRQSDFHNSVNSVDDRHIYMNVASPNVKLESKVPPTPPPRDPHRKVIMTYSSPSCVGYQQRPVSYAFEAPKCTSVDNLPSQSKPLSNLCCGANNQRSNSEQHISNGSVYSPVNDRPASVLQFTSDIDYSPTPVDYQYITDQRPRSRRPIQIECPEEHSSKESNNLKPNSRLYFSDQHINSYRFENGSNPRSVINSSEDQLWKQGDSSRLSDSAVTNAAYNANTATSGNSYIQFNKPNKAEQSHLDCNSEHASSPTAYLSRRNSKEIGQLVRPLSMVLEKSESEVESSKPDLRASNRSNPKSLPPDPPIRKNFSNAGTKRVAFDRSSERIPASPVDPSQGFPMDSVNSVDIDQLLEFNKQNYPSSNLEEALNELEEIYKSLQLSDDDLLDRAERRDVPAQLHAILSRDYESDSSCDEIDGSIAKRRQRTRSLSMDRKKDDMAYRRIVKSDNPNVVPKLDTRNIMSQAGSFLLVSPTLAPPVFPNLSEPPMSPDLTNEPDVTFDDVVFRSIKHVNNSLRTLDPQPPFGIPVGPITQASSSDYLHAIPEDRYKPTFSSRKTPDVVKDDLAFRNLRKDLNQTPCEYRKKRAIRSLSANLSGVLSRAEKLKYSFPHPLSYARSSSYNDLPNECNTKYHPNLEPSISQMYSSASTESLTDFDVSEFLRHKTPSNYEELLRKFNSKFENSTPNGISNQIDQEYDTKASVMGKSEVQELVQAIENNELNKISTNQEKTSQPKVIAPDTRDSVQPKDTKVSNCDPVSVVESKDRFYNSHDYPVNESFENAKDHNDFRDSSRNEFITTSNYSPAYSTESQVGSKRDNRSTNLNDVAKKYEENIKEAPSKTDGPQTDENCNAISGDDGNKSMSKVEKLSSKSSSKRSENLNELRRNIVLSSSISSGKCEKIETSTKSSTTELVSPGLATNEKRTSPEKSERTYLKNQSTPLEDFAAESKNVKSKERSLQSSEKSSKKVFELKTRRHSKIEIPEYFGKNKDDKSVSLSHEKSNADTESMKVSSESPKVKKKRLSKIEIPELFREHEKELSTNEHQMQNSTVNAASELDSKSSRTPKLKKKRSSLTESTDSAKEKKERPSSSASSVKDTVVKNSSDDKKSKTTKSPKLKKKRLSQIESPEKAVDSHEKLKSNDKTAQESKPSTGKCAEPESRSEKSSKKSKRLGQMGVSEKFRKSMEHLASSYATEQEADLKFTSTSSSEGDLAAKASKLSKSKKKRPSQVDLSEKTQSAQECSILSSSQSQAAVSKSNDSNERVCKSKSSRSPSIRRKKVSGENLISIDVIENDATHSERQNVDSDQPKITASERTSESSGHRRKSSGQLEIPEIFRNSNDRINLLEKDKVRSEKHPVDFEPKEIAVSKRTSEDLEHRRKSSGQLEIPEIFRNSNEKLNLSSTLAEVKSGDSSNENVKQPSKISIPEVFQDSCIKAGAKESLTSKTIRDVSCENLKSKEGSKETPSTQINSTATLNISLENAPSIASKINVAPSQKTLPLKSILKKTEFKSVEKKVSTPDATTISEFVEKSGEDSGVIVESLGDAFLSFNDNVEKIETCASNSLDIDQKIIADRPSSHVYRSESICPVQTDTHSIVTELSESQNQTELVNKEIEKILKNYESKVSEAGCAGKPSAVVSSNQHNDVSNSLANEINVLSTENCNENSCCNEPDRREISTIIESFAPLENCSQEPDSNDKDEIVMALSELTSKLSTPALVTASKPESEPLTQSLENRRELDVTSSADPVSSPASKPAHKSPEERNGNSQPLIRRSLKSANQSCFTKSSSSCSDFEGIALSTSSLLAASYCFACLLQSDYLSLVNLMAAIVVIVACFVLYHVLAAE